The DNA segment GAAACACTGACAAGATGGCATCTTCTTGCCCATAGGCTAATGTTATTCAGCAATACGAACACATTGACAAACAGCAAATAGTTAAACAGCAGCTAAAGGATCCAAATAGTTCTTCAGGACAGGCCACAACACTTAGGCATTCTTTACAATTAGAAAGACATATTATTAGGGCCATTACAGCTTGTACGACAAGCATTACATAAAATACCTTGACAAAGAGCTCAGGCCTATCTCATATTCTAGAATACATTGACATTTTATCAATTCACTGCCAAAATTACATTCCAGTGTTACGTCTCCCTTAGTCTAGGTGTAAGGGAGCGCAACCCCCGCAAACATGAGCCCTGATGAACGCGGCGACCAGAGGTATGGGGTCGTGGTGCGAGTGACGACTACTGGCACAGGCAAACGGTGTAAACAAAATAGGAGGTTTATTCTctccttaaaaggaaaaaccaaacaaatgttcaggagaaaaggggctgggcgagaccaaagcaaagaaacaagcaaaaaggGTGAACACTTCCCTAACTGACCTAATTCCCCCCCCTTTACTCTACCTCGGGCACGGATGAGGCCCGCTAACCAAAAGTACAGggagtggtccgcccaggtcttgcctagtgtatcTAGACAGGCAGTCAGCTACGGGTGGTGTATACCCATGGGTCTCTTCCCTAACAatgtcccctttccccccccttgcaacacaggaagaaaaatgtttaactcaaataacaaacagtatacaaaacaaatgtaacataCACACTAACCCAAAGAGCCCACGCTCTGGGACtaccttttaacaaacaaactctctctctctctgaacaagaTACTCACAAACCCCAACGAcggaaataaacacagaaccatgagagaggacaccagcgagccaccagaagcgctctgCCATCAGAGCTGCAGAACCCCCCCTCAAAGATCTACAATGACAGGTCTTTATagacctgcaccagctgcatccaATAATGAAGGGGAGGAGTCCAGGTCGGTCGTATCCAATCGGCTGCACCTTGGGTGAAGGGTAGCCATCTTGCCTGCAGATTTCCTGTACATGGAGAGAcaggacacaaaccaacacaaacacccccaaaacgTAACATCCAGGTACACAATAAATTTGACTGAAATTGGAGTACATTGCAACACTAAGCCCGTAAACATAAGGTCTTAACGTCCCTGTGCTGCTgtaacattacaggtcatttagcagacgcttttatccaaagcgacttacattacactttaaacccatggctttttcacatttttgcccgaggagcaattaggggttaggtgtcttgctcagggacacttcgacatggaacatggggcagcctggagtCGAAcaaacaaccttgtgcttcacagcacaccttctctaacccctgcgccacgacgacccacgaGTGTTGGGGTTACACTGAAGTGTACAGCACTATGAGGTTGactttttccattttaaaacatcTGCATGAGAAATATTTAAGCAActattcaaatcaataaagatTTCTAAAACACCCACTTGTAATATATTGTGCAACAAACTCAGGTTCAGTTAATGAAAAATTTCtctttaaatacaaatttaaaattagtcacagaaatgtgcatttaaagtgcACTTTTACAGGGTACACACAAGATTCACTTGTACTATGGAACAAACATCACAATCACCATAAAACACCGGGCAATTCAAACAgttaaaacattgtgaaaaatgCGTGCAGTTAAATATGAGCATTGGCTCTTTAGTAATGTACTTGTTAACAACCCAAGTCAGTCATaccttttgtttgctttcatgGCACCACAGTCTCCACCAGGTTTCTTGCCCAACGCATATTGAACCAACTGAAATGAGTAAATGacaatacaatattttaaaaaaatgaaattatctGCAACAATTTATAAAACAGGGTTACGAAATATCCCACGGGCAATCCACAGGTAGGGCAAGTTTTAGTTTTTCCATTGGTCATCTTGATTCTGCAGGTGTAGAACCAGCCATAGCAGTCTGAGAAGAGATCACAAGCAATTAGTAAAGTTAAACGTGCAAGTAAATCCCCTCTAGGGGTACCATTGGCCGATTTCTATTTGGGCTGTCGACGTCACAGATACAAGAGAATGAGGGAGAAATAGTTGTAGGGCGGTTGTATTAGAATGCATTAGTTTTAGCTGATGCAATGTGTGTAGATCAAGTCATGAGAAGTTGAGCAACTGgaagaaagacatttgtaaccaCCGGTAGCACAGGGTTAAATATTTCCTCATAAATTATCCAACAACCACAGATCAACTGGTGACTGAAGTCAGACTGAGGCAAAAGTATTCCCAGAGTTCAACATTTAGTTAAAATATAGAAACCATACAAAACAATTAAACCAATTTCCATCAGCTGCAGAAATAACCAAATGCACCTCTACAAACAAATTGAGTGCTACTGGTGACTAGGCTGCACCGGGGCAGGAACAGGCTCTGGCACAGGGCACTCACCAACTCAGTTTCTccacacaaatataaaatagaGGCATgctatgtaaaaagaaaatagacGAACACAACGGACAATGGGATGAGCAGATGAAAGGCCCAGCCACAAGACCCACCATCTGGGATACTACTCTGCAGAAAAcctcaaacacaaaaataaacacaaattacTTACCAAAAGTAATCATCTGCAAACTAACTAATATTACCAACATGAAGAAACTCCAGAGAGGAACTGAATAAGCAATACAAAATAGCAGTGGCTTCGAATGCCAGCCTGGAGTTACTTTAAGGCTCCTCCACCTGGTCCAGCTCACACATGGTTTGGGCCTCCCTGACAAGCTgggagacacaaacagaaagtTCACCAATGGCCAAATCAGTTTCCCAAGAATCGAGAATAAAATCACCCACCAGCTCAGTGGATTCTCCAGCCAGACTCCAACACAGAAAGGGACAAACGTGGTGACAGCAGCTTCATTTTGTGCAGCTTTTATACCCTTTCTAATGGGTGAACCAGGAAGTAGGAGGTACCAAGGCCTGCCTGTGCCTACAGTAGCTCAGGAAGGACATTTCCTCAATGGCTACACATTGAAAAcgattattcattattcaaatCATTACTTTATAGTCGTACAGGCGGAGCTTCTTCACAACAAAGATGAACGTGTCTTTCCATTTCCATTCCATTCTCCATTTAGATGATTTTATCAAACTCTGGCCGTGCACCCAGTAAGCCATGGATCAAAATTATCACACTCCTGTTTTTAGCCCATTGTATGCCACACTTTTGGCCAAGCTTGCAGTGTCCTTCGTTAAAGACCTTTGTTTTAGAGGATTTTAGATATCCTTGTTAAGAGCATCAATGTGAAGagtggaaacatttatttacttaCCATTCTTTTGGTCGAGTATATATTCTACTAGTTCCACTACATTAAAGTGGGTCCTTAAGTAAACCCCTGCCCTCCAGGCACTGGAAAGTTGACCTGTATCACCTTCTAACAAGGTTTCTCTCATCAGTCAGAATAAACAACTGACTGGTGAAACTGGCATTCATTATATCTTAATGCTTGGCTAATAGTCTTTTGAGTAATCGGCACAGACAGAACCAATCAAATAGTTAAACTCCTGCAAAATCTAATCTACAGCTGGATTCGACCCAAGCAAGAGTTTCTAACTTAAGCAGAACGGAAGCAATTTTAACCTCAATATCCTTGCCCAAGTTTTGAGAactcccatttaaaaaaaacaatttaaaatggcattgcTCTCTATACTTTCCCCATCTGAAAAAATACTGGTAACATTGGCACAACCTTCTTCAACTGAATGTATCATGTATTCCAGGCTTAAAGATTTCCCCCGTTTTCTATAGTTTTCTGTTATCTTATTTGCTACGGTGGGAATGGTGAAGGATGTTTTGGAAATATTCCCTTTCAGTAGAAAGTTGATTATGACCACAACAAGGATATGCTTTGTTGACCGCTCTTTGGGCAAGGTGATTTATTTGACAGGAAAATTGCACAGGTGTACAATGTAGGCCCAAAGTACACCTGCACGGGGTCCAAGTAGCTCAGGCTTTGGAGCGTTGGATTGCGGCGGTCCGGCAACCAGGTGGCCGACTCCCACAAAGAGTTATTAAAGTTTCACACGTTTTATTGATGGGGAAATACACAAGTGTCATGTATGGACCAGGTTCACAATTCCCACGGTCCAATAAGCTCAGGTCCGGTCTCATTTAAACTGCACTGGTCCTCTGCACGTAGGGACACCACCCACCTGTGCAGGCCAAGTGAGGTCCAAATCATGCCCTGTAtcgagaggagaaaaggaacaaGTGTCTCACATCATTGGTGATAAAATTATTCATTCGAATTTATTTATCACATTTCACATATAAGGCCTAGATATATCATATGATGCTGATGACAACAATGATACCAATACCtcttcaataataaataaatgttgactTGGCTCTGTAAAAGCCTTAAATTCTGCgaggaaactaaaataaaacccTTAACATCTACAGACGCACAATAAATGAGATATTCATTACTTGACTCCAAGATCTGTCTTCATCACCTGTCCACTGAAGCTTGTTAATGATTCAGATAAGGCAttaggataataataataaattaataataataataataataagtgttcATGATGCTGGAATTCAAAAAGTGTCACAAGACTACGCGTTACTAAAAGGATCAAGAGACATTTCTGCGTGATCTTTTAATTACAACTGGTTTCAAATCTGCTTCTTTCTCACACATTCAGTCATGACTGCTCCGTTCTTCATGAGCTAGTTTTATAATGCATTGACTAAATTTTACCCATTTTGGGTGTACTGATTGCAATTATAAGAAACATTAAATGTGGATAACTGCTCTCCTTCtcaaaatgcaatgcaaatgtaatatttatgttCATATATTAATGACCCAATAAATATTACTATAAAGtagaagaaggcccatctgtctcctcagattctagagaatttctaccgctgtaccatagagagcatccttacaaactgcatctcagtacggtacggcagctgctctgtcgcggaccgtaaatcactgcagagggtggtgaaaactgcccaacgcatcaccggttcctcactccccaccattgaggcgtccagagcaagagatgtctgcggagggcacgcagctctcaccccagccacagactgtttgccctcctcccctctgggaggcgctacagggtgcgcCGTTccaggaccagcaggttcaggaacagcttcatccctgcggctgtcactttactgaactctgcccccacccccacacacacacatctccctcagtgactgtacttctaccctggcttgactgccacacaccctcctacagccactgaacatttgcactgttattgtatatccatttcttactgttcatattgcacaactatttcttactgtacatatctatttattcacttattacactttacatatgcgcACACTCTGCACTTtctgctattttgcacttctggttggatgttaaactgcattttgttgcctcagtacttgtaccctgtgcaatgacaataaagttgaatttaatctaatctaatctaatctactAGGAACACATAACCAAAAATGACAtctgtatatattatattctttGTCATACTAGACACATACTTTTTTTCCTCACAATTACTGGAATCAATCCCAACCAACATCAAACTGATCCGTTTTTGGTGTTTGAAAATGCAGACGTAGTGTGCACGCTAAGTGTAAACGTAGTGAAACATATGCGTTTTAATACGAAAACGTATTAGAGTGGATGTATCCTCAGTCTTATGATCaccagttttatttttatctcaacaatcaatcatttatttgtcttcattttacACGGCATGAAGGGCTTCGAACCAATGATGAATCCgaaacttttattttcattgaacATATTCAAAATgtgcagagaaaacaaacaatcaatAAAACTATTCTATCTGCTGCGGGAACATTCGATATTACAATCACTTAAGCCATTGCCTCGCTATAGCAGTGAGGTCAAAGTTCATAGAACAGCACTTCCGCTGGTTGAGTCTGTGAGAAACAACAGCACACTTTGATTAAACAAGAAACCACTCAGTCAGAACCTTGAGGCCCAGACACTGACACATCTTTAAAACCTGTGGGAAGAAACAACAGGGAACATTTTGAATCCATTACATCAACAACCTTGATACCGTAAACTCAATATACTcaatatatagacatatatggctatctatatatagatttatataaatagtAGAGGTCTGCATGGGCCTAATGCTAAAGTCCGGTGCTCATCCCGTTCTGTGTTCAATTTATGGTGGTATGAGGTACTTCTACTCAGTATATTACTACAGTACAGAGTTCTATGAAACTCATTATAGTAAGAGCTGTTGCTCCGACGTACAGCGGTCTACAGGGGCTTCGGGTTTATAGATCCCCACAGCTGTGCTGGAGGGAATGAATGACTAGTTGAGATCCTGGttagtgtgaatgtgagtgggTGAACGGGTAAATATTGACCTGTAGTTAGATGACGTCCATTAATCGTATACACATAATAAACTACCACACCCAGCTTTCAGAGAGATATTTACAGCTGAAGCGGTTATCTGTGTTCACTTCAAAGGCTCTTCAAAGACTTTTTAACCGTGGAAACAATTGGTGATTcgttttcatcttttaaatgtCACAGCAGAACATTTTTGTACTCCTAACTCAAACCACTGTATTAAAAGCCTAACTTTAGAGAAGTACCTCATACAAACATCCCAAAGAGCCCTTAGGTGAGGATGATCAATAAACGTGTATCTCACACTCATTAACTTGCAGTGAAAATACCACAACAAGCAATGACCATATGCCACACACCTTAACTCGGTAAACACCTGAGCTTCACTCAAGACTTATCCATCTATATTTGGGCAGCATATAAAAGGATAAGGCCATGAATCGTattgtaatataatattaacATACTTTAAGCAGACTCCCGTTCTTACCCAAACTCTTACCCTTTGGACTTGTGTGTTTAATGGTAAAATGAAGTTGCTTAGGTTTGATGTGCTTTAACAGGATTGGCTGTCCTTTGCTGTTAGAATAAGACAAACTGTCACCAATTTGAGACTTGGGGCAAAGATCACAGAATTAAGGCAACAAACATTGTTTGAGAAGTGAGTCATGATACTTTGTCCCAAATCTCTGGAAGCTCCAGATACAACATACATTGATCTTTTGTACCATCATCTCGGCCAACAGTCTCTCTCCATGTTGTACGACTATTCATTCCCactgtcctctgtgtcctcgTCTTCAGATTCGTTGGATTCATCTGCGCTCCTCTCTGGGTAGTTGAGTATGTTCCTGCTGGCCTGAATGACGCACTGCTGCTGCTTGAAATACACCTTTAGAACTCCTTTAATCAACACAAAGGCCATGCCGCCCTATGtggacagaggaagaaaaaaggtctcGATGCTGAAGGACATCTACTCCAGATATAAGCACTGTTGCATATCATATCCTTTGTACTCACCAGCAAAGTGCGCTGAAGATTAGGAGGCATCCGTACAAAGAGCAGCCGGCCCACCACACTGGCAATGGAGGGAAAGATGAGGGCTCCACACAGAGTCCTGGACACAGACAGGTGGTCTCCTGCAGCGATACCTTCAGCAGGGACTCTGGACAGGTAACGACTGGCCCCTGGTGTGCAGCAGGTAGATATTGACTATAAtctcatgtgtatatatatatatatatataaatgagtCAATTAATTGACGCCGACAATTATCACACAACACGCTTTatcttaattattattattcagggGCGTCACCCCCGCCTTAGCCAATATAAtcatttgggggggggagtgtttcatatttgatttgattacattAATATTTAAGTTGAGATTTACAATATTGTACTTGCTGCTGTGTAAAGGGAATGCTGCCGTTAAGAAACACCTTATTTGTTTAATGTGTTTGCCAGCCAAATGTTAGTGTATTTGTTCATATAGcagtacttttaaaataaaagtacgCAACACACAACTTTTGGATTCATTGCTGAATTTCGCACATTACAATGCAATTAAATCACAGAGATTCATGTGATTGCACGCAATTGAAAATTGTATCTGTTGGCCAAAACCAATAATTAATTAACTCAcacagtcgtgtgtgtgtgtgtgtgtgtgtgtgtgtgtgtgtgtgtgtgtgtgtgtgtgtgtgtacctggcgGCAGCTTCCCTCTGTATGAGTACCTCTGCAGCAGCCTCACCACATGGTCCTCCCAGCGGATCATTTTTCCCAGCACCAGCAGGACAGGGATAGTGGGCAGCCCCATGAGCAGGAAGAGCGGGTCGGCTCGCTCCATCAAGTAAAGACCCTTCTTGTGTCCAACGACCTGGAGCAAGAGCAAGAGGTCAGCACAGTGCAGCACTCTAGGTTCACCTTACCCCTCTGCAATACATAGTGTGGACCTGCATGACAGTCACAGCTCCGTATGTGACGGCTGACCAGTAGATGGTGCCGACCATCACCCCCACAGCAGCAAATGGACTGATCCGTGAGAGTGCTCTGTCCACTTGCTGGAGCAGAAACACCAAGGGGCCTAAAGACAGACGAGAACACTGCTGAACACTGCTTCTACTGCAGAAAGCAAAGAAAGATAGAAGATAACGTTCCAgaagaataattaaaaaatactttgGTTTGCGGTATTGGGTGTTTTGTCTTATTTGCGACTAAAACCTATTTTGTACTTTAGTTGCATATGGTTGCTATTTTAAAGAATGTGTGGAGAGGAATTACAGGGGCATCTCAATGAATTAGAATATAATCAGAATTTATTTCAGTAATTCAATGTATTATGTTGTGTAGATTAATTTCACACATAGTGATATAAACGGAGCGgttatttgtttaaatgttgaTCATCATGGCTTACATCTAATGAAAACCCCAGAATTAGTATCTCAGAACATGAGAATATTGTGAGCGGTGGCGATTTGTTGGTCCACTGTGTTTAATCAAGTCCAAAGTTAGCGCAGCACCAGGAAACTTTAGAGCACTTCACGCTTCCCTGCGCTGACGAGTTTCATGAGTACATACTGTGCACTGTTACATACCTTTCAGTAGGACATACCGCAACaacataattgttttttaattaggctATGAAAAATTCTAACTTTCTAAGATAATGAATCTGGGCTTTTCATTAGCTGTATGCCATAATCAGCCAAATTTGAACAAAAAGACTTCAAATACATCACCGTGTGTATAATGGATCTATGTAATATCTGTGTTTCACTTTTTGCACTTGACTTACTGAGATCAATTATATTTTAGATGATATATCAATTGATTGAGATGCACTTGTATTGTCTACAGAAGTTCTTCCGGATGACAGGTTAAGGTTTGAGACTTGGACCCCAACTTACCCATCTTAGGGAAGGAGATGTGGTATTCGGTGCCACATTGAGGACAGCTCACTGCTCCTCCACCGTTTCCTTTCTGCTTCTCATCCAGCCAGCGCTGAAGACACAGTTGGTGGATCCATTTAGTGGATCCTTTACACCTGCAGGGGCTCACCCAGTCGGCATTAAGGTCGTCTCTCTCAGAGGCGAAGCACACCCAGCAGTGTCTagagggacacacagacacacacatgatgaGACACACAGTGGTACcaactgtgtctctgtgtgtttatctctggcagtgtgtgtgtgtgtgtgtgtgtgactggatACACAGCCACAGGGAGTTGATAAGGTTAACAGGCTTtaaagaggtcagaggttaacCACTGACACAGACACTTACACAGGACGTATCAAAGAAATACAAGCGGCTTAAATGTTCTAGATGTTCTGTATAAATCACAAAAGATTAGAAACCAAGATGGGAGCTGTGATCATAGCAGGAGACTGATCAAATTGATTTTAAGACTGTAATGCCCAAActgtacaaaaatgtaaaacgttTTACAAATATCCCAGACGCATATACAACTTCATCATCACGGTCAGACCACATCTCAATAAAAATGACCCATCTTATAAACCCCTGATCTGCAGAACAAGACCAACTGTCAAAACCGTCCAAGTCTGGAGGGAAGAGTCCacttctctgctgcaggactgTTTTGAAAACACAGACAGCGACCTGTTCGCACAGAGCACAGACCTGAAGGAATACCGCTCATCTGACTTGACTAACATAGTCTACTGCAATGAGACCATGCTCACCACCAAAACAATCAAGGTGTTGCCAAACCCAAAACTATGGTTGGACAGGAATGAACGGTCTCAGCTTAAAGCACAAAATGCTGCCTACAGGTCAGGAGACAGCTTGGCCTACAGCAATGCCCACAAAGAACCGAAGAAAAGCATCTAAGAAGCCAAAAGCAGATACCAGCAGCGTACCGGGGGGCATTTTGAAACAACCCGCGCAGCATGTGGAGAGGCATCAAAGTCTTAACAGACTACAAAAACGCACCTCACAGACCAGCCATGATGCCGCCCTCTCTGATGTCCTCAACAAGTTATTTGCTCGCTTTGACAACAACACCATCAAAGTGACAACTGCAACCACACCACCCTGCACTTGTCCTACACTGCTACCTGCTGAGATCCACTGTGATGAAGATCACCAAAGCAGCAGGACCAGACAGGGTACCAGACCGTACAGTGAAGTCATGTGCCGACCAACAGCCGGGGTGTTTACCAACATCTTTAGCCAATCACAGCAACAGTCTGTTGTACTCACATGCCTCAAACACACTACCATTACCCCCAAGCCCAAAAGACAAACGGACATATGTCTCAACAACTACCCCAATAGCCCTGACAAAAATTATGATAAAGTGCTTTAGGAGACTTGTAATATCCAAATCGAGGGTAACAACCTCAATGATCTGGACAGCCACCAGTTTGCCTACCGGGGAAACAGATCAAGGAAGATGCTGTGACAATGGCACTCCACACACCCCTGACCCACCTGGAGCATCCAAACACATTGATTCCTCCTCCGCTTTCAACACAATAGTCCCCCATAAACTGGTAGACAAACTCAATAACCTTGGATTATCCACATACCGTCAGAATGGCATCCTCCACCTTCATCCAGAACACAGGAGCTCCACAGGGCTGCCTGCACAGTCCGGCCGTCTTCACACTCACACCAATGACTGCAAACCCATGCAGTCCTACACACTATAGTGACGTTTGCTGATGACACCACTTCAGTAGGTCTGATATCAGACAACAAGGAGGCACATTACAGACCAAAGAGATCATCGTGGATTTCAGGACAACCAGGAAGaccacacctcctcctctccacataaacagggagaaggaggagagtgtgagTGAAAGCAAATCTCTAGGAACCCACATAACAAAGAATCTCAAATGGACCATCAATACCTCCCACCTGGTGAAAAAATCCCAACAGAGGCTCTTCTTCTTGAGGAAACTCAAGAAAGCAAAACTCACCTCTCAGCTGCTGATCAACTTCTACATGAGCACCATCGAGACAATTCTCTGCTACAGCGCCACCGTGTGGTACACAGACCTGGCCCAGATAGTCAGCCAGAGGATCATAGGGACCAAGCTCCAGACTCTGGACACGCTGTATGCTCGCAGTCTACACAAGAAGGCCAGCAACAACTAGGGCTGCAACGATTAGTCGACGTAATCGGCGGTAATAAAAAATCGTCGGCACGGATTTCTATCGTC comes from the Gasterosteus aculeatus chromosome 14, fGasAcu3.hap1.1, whole genome shotgun sequence genome and includes:
- the marchf5l gene encoding E3 ubiquitin-protein ligase MARCHF5: MSLTEEKPEKHCWVCFASERDDLNADWVSPCRCKGSTKWIHQLCLQRWLDEKQKGNGGGAVSCPQCGTEYHISFPKMGPLVFLLQQVDRALSRISPFAAVGVMVGTIYWSAVTYGAVTVMQVVGHKKGLYLMERADPLFLLMGLPTIPVLLVLGKMIRWEDHVVRLLQRYSYRGKLPPGASRYLSRVPAEGIAAGDHLSVSRTLCGALIFPSIASVVGRLLFVRMPPNLQRTLLGGMAFVLIKGVLKVYFKQQQCVIQASRNILNYPERSADESNESEDEDTEDSGNE